In Deinococcus humi, the genomic window AACTGCCCGGCAACCAGCGTGTAGGTGAAGTAAGCCCCCAGCGTGAACACGGCGCCGTGTGCAAAATTGATGATGCCCAGAATGGAGAACACCAGGGTGTAGCCCAGCGCGAAGATGGCGTACACGCTGCCAATCGCCAGGCCGTTCATTAAGTTCTGTACCAACCCGCTCAATTCCATGCGTCCTCCTGCAGTGTGTCGTGGCTTGACGCGCCGCTGCCCACCGAATAAATCAAAAGAAGTCGCCAGCTCCTAAACCGCTGAATGCTGGCGACTTCGACTTGAGTGGTGGTTGTGTCCTGATCAGCGCAACGGCTTACTTTAAGAAGACGAACGAGCCGTTCTTGGCATCGGCCATCTTGATCTGGGCAACGTAAAATTCTTTCTGTTGCACTTCACCCTCCTTGTCGAAGCTGATCGGCCCCAGCGGCGTGTTGTAGGTGCCTAGCAGAATCTGTTTGTTCAGGGCGTTGCGCAGTTCTCCCAGGTCCCACTGGCTGAGCTTCTTCTTACGGTCGATGGCTTTCAAGGCTTCTACCATGACCTGCACGCCCGCGTAGGCCTGCGCCGCGAATTGGGGCGGGTCTTTCTTATACTGGGCGCGGTATTCCTTGACGAACACCTGGTTCACCGCGCTGGGCTGGGCGGGGCTATACGCCTGCGCGATGATCACACCGTCACACAGCTTCTGGCAGACCGGGAACATGTTGCTGGTGTTCAGGCCGTTGCCGCCGATAATCAGGCCCTTGTAGCCCAGTTGGCGCAACTGCTTGACCAGGTTACCGCCGTCCGCGGCCAGACCCGAGATGATGACCAGATCGACTTTCTCGTTGAGCACCGACGTCACCTGCGTGGTGAAATCGCTGTCGGTGGTCTGGAACTTCTGCACGGTGGCGACGGTCAGGCCCTGATCCTTGGCGGTCTGCTGAAAGGTCCCCGTCTCGCTGGTGGAAAAGGCATCGTTCTGCGCGTACAGGACAGCCACCCGCTTGATCTTGGGGTCGAGTTTGAGCGCCTGCCGCACGGCGTTGGGCGCCACAATGGAAACCGGCGCAGAGACGCGGGCCACGTACTCCCCGATCTCTGGCACGCCTTTGGCGGTGTTGCTTGGCCCCAGGACCGGAACCTTGGCACGCTCTGCGATGGGATCGGCCGCAAAAGCCTGCTGCGAGAGTGTGGGGCCGA contains:
- a CDS encoding ABC transporter substrate-binding protein; its protein translation is MKQSTKAALALQTALLTLGSLAAAQKVETPVVIGVAVAQTSNTALLGQEQVIGAKFAEKFLNARGGINGTPFKLVFQDTGGDEAGAINAFQNLITQAKAVGIVGPTLSQQAFAADPIAERAKVPVLGPSNTAKGVPEIGEYVARVSAPVSIVAPNAVRQALKLDPKIKRVAVLYAQNDAFSTSETGTFQQTAKDQGLTVATVQKFQTTDSDFTTQVTSVLNEKVDLVIISGLAADGGNLVKQLRQLGYKGLIIGGNGLNTSNMFPVCQKLCDGVIIAQAYSPAQPSAVNQVFVKEYRAQYKKDPPQFAAQAYAGVQVMVEALKAIDRKKKLSQWDLGELRNALNKQILLGTYNTPLGPISFDKEGEVQQKEFYVAQIKMADAKNGSFVFLK